The nucleotide sequence ATGGAACAGGTTGCTCGCAATGTTCTGCGAAGGTTTGTTTCGAACGACTGGATTGATCGACGGCTCAATACTGCGTGACAATGTCGCGGGATTTTCCAGCCCTACGGCATTTGTCACAACTGCCCGCGAGCCATACAATGCGGTGCCAACATTGGCCTGGCATTGCAGCGAGATCGTTATAATTGTCCAGTCCCTAGCACTGGTTAACTCGGAGAAGTCTGATGAACGAAGAACTCGACAAAGTGATGGGCGACATTGAAAACTCTGCATCAGAATGCTGTTCCCAAATGCGGGAGAAGACTGCCGAACTGTGCGGCACGGTGGAAGATTATGTTCGGCAG is from Pirellulales bacterium and encodes:
- a CDS encoding DUF883 C-terminal domain-containing protein; the encoded protein is MNEELDKVMGDIENSASECCSQMREKTAELCGTVEDYVRQEPMKSVVIAAGLGLVAGLFLSRR